The Paenibacillus uliginis N3/975 genome has a window encoding:
- the eutL gene encoding ethanolamine utilization microcompartment protein EutL gives MRNEPIHAKVLGVKLISNVSPDMADKLELKSNHKSLGIITADIDDVTYAALDEATKAADVDVVYAKSMYAGSANASTKLVGEVIGILAGPSPEEVRSGLNAAVEFIKSGAHFVSANDDNSIPYFAHLVSRTGTYLSQTANIKEGEALAYLIAPPMEAMFALDAALKAADVSIAAFFGPPSETNFGGALLTGSQSACKAACDAFAESVQFVADNPTSY, from the coding sequence ATGAGAAACGAACCTATTCATGCAAAAGTGTTGGGCGTGAAGCTCATTTCCAACGTAAGTCCTGACATGGCTGACAAACTGGAACTGAAATCTAACCACAAAAGTTTAGGGATCATTACTGCTGACATTGACGATGTCACTTATGCAGCGCTAGACGAAGCAACTAAAGCAGCTGACGTGGATGTTGTATATGCAAAAAGCATGTATGCCGGCTCGGCGAATGCTTCCACGAAGCTGGTTGGCGAGGTCATCGGCATTCTGGCAGGTCCGAGCCCGGAAGAAGTACGCAGCGGCTTGAACGCCGCCGTTGAATTTATCAAGAGCGGAGCACACTTTGTCAGCGCGAATGATGATAACAGCATCCCTTATTTTGCCCATCTAGTCTCCCGTACAGGAACATATTTGTCCCAGACCGCCAACATTAAAGAGGGTGAAGCGCTGGCGTATTTGATCGCGCCCCCGATGGAAGCGATGTTTGCGCTCGATGCGGCGCTTAAGGCAGCCGATGTGTCGATTGCTGCCTTCTTCGGGCCGCCTTCCGAGACTAACTTCGGTGGTGCTCTGCTGACGGGCAGCCAATCTGCCTGCAAGGCGGCATGTGACGCTTTTGCAGAATCGGTACAATTCGTCGCAGACAACCCGACGAGTTATTAA
- the eutC gene encoding ethanolamine ammonia-lyase subunit EutC has translation MNEKDLKSMIESILMEMVGDKSEGAAKSANTKAPAQQATVSPVSSGQLENKTAVEVQVDSGECLDDITEINLRKLLLVPEPADRDGYLKMKEKTPARLGVWRAGPRYMTLTSLRFRADHAAAQDAVFSYVSEDFVKEMNLIAVETLCRDKDEYITRPDLGRQFSTETLAYIRQNTAQKAKVQLMVGDGLSSAAIEANLRDITPAIAQGLKMYGIEVGDILFVKHCRVPSMDVVGEVTGADVVCLLVGERPGLVTAESMSAYIAYRPTIGMPEARRTVISNIHSGGTPAVEAGAHIAELIKTMIDRQASGIDLKI, from the coding sequence ATGAATGAAAAAGATCTGAAGTCGATGATTGAATCAATTCTGATGGAAATGGTAGGAGACAAGTCGGAGGGAGCCGCCAAGTCTGCCAATACAAAAGCTCCTGCCCAACAGGCCACGGTCAGCCCAGTCTCTTCTGGACAATTGGAGAACAAAACAGCTGTAGAAGTGCAAGTAGACAGCGGAGAATGTCTGGACGATATTACGGAAATCAACCTTCGGAAGCTGCTTCTGGTACCAGAGCCAGCTGATCGGGACGGATACCTCAAAATGAAAGAAAAGACACCCGCCCGCCTTGGAGTTTGGCGAGCAGGCCCGCGCTATATGACGCTTACGTCTTTACGATTCCGTGCTGACCATGCCGCTGCCCAAGACGCTGTGTTTTCCTACGTGTCCGAGGATTTTGTGAAGGAAATGAACCTTATAGCGGTTGAAACACTGTGCCGGGACAAGGATGAGTATATTACCAGGCCGGATCTGGGCCGTCAGTTCTCTACAGAGACACTTGCCTATATTAGGCAGAATACAGCCCAAAAGGCCAAGGTACAGTTAATGGTCGGCGACGGTCTGAGTTCGGCAGCGATTGAAGCGAACTTGCGCGACATTACACCTGCCATCGCGCAAGGGCTCAAGATGTATGGCATCGAAGTCGGCGACATTCTGTTCGTCAAGCATTGCCGAGTTCCTTCTATGGACGTAGTCGGAGAAGTCACCGGAGCGGATGTAGTTTGTCTGCTCGTCGGCGAGCGGCCGGGGCTTGTAACGGCAGAATCGATGAGTGCATACATCGCTTATAGACCGACAATAGGAATGCCAGAAGCGAGACGCACTGTAATCTCGAACATTCACTCGGGAGGTACTCCGGCGGTAGAAGCGGGGGCGCATATTGCCGAATTGATTAAGACGATGATAGACAGACAAGCTTCGGGTATTGATTTGAAAATATAG
- a CDS encoding ethanolamine ammonia-lyase subunit EutB encodes MILKTKLFGHIYQFKTLMDVMAKANEEKSGDKLAGLGAESAEERVAAKVVLSQIKLSDLRNNPAVPYEQDEVTRIDQDQVNERIYSEIQNWTVEEFREWILNENTTEANIKRVSRGLTAEMIAAVTKIMSNLDLIYGAKKIRITAHANTTIGRSGTLSARLQPNHPTDDTDGIMASLMEGLTFGIGDAVLGLNPVDDSVESVMRNLKRFEEFRQKWDIPTQSCVLAHVTTQMEAVRRGAPTGLIFQSIAGSEKGNTAFGFNAATIDEAQQLVLQHGQVTGPNVMYFETGQGSELSSEAHHGVDQVTMEARCYGFAKRYNPFLVNTVVGFIGPEFLYDAKQVIRAGLEDHFMGKLTGISMGCDACYTNHMKADQNDLENLAVLLSTAGCNFFMGIPHGDDVMLNYQTTGYHETATLRELLGLRPIREFEQWMEKMGFIENGKLTKKAGDASVFLK; translated from the coding sequence GTGATTTTGAAAACTAAACTGTTTGGTCATATTTATCAATTCAAAACACTTATGGATGTCATGGCAAAAGCAAATGAGGAAAAATCGGGTGATAAGCTTGCCGGGCTAGGAGCTGAATCGGCAGAAGAGCGTGTTGCAGCGAAGGTAGTGCTGTCCCAAATCAAGTTGTCGGACCTCCGCAACAATCCTGCGGTTCCCTATGAACAGGATGAGGTTACACGAATTGATCAAGATCAAGTCAATGAACGCATTTACAGCGAAATTCAAAACTGGACCGTGGAAGAATTTCGGGAATGGATTTTAAACGAAAACACGACGGAAGCTAACATCAAGCGTGTATCTCGTGGACTTACAGCCGAGATGATAGCAGCAGTTACCAAAATTATGTCCAACCTCGATCTGATATACGGGGCCAAAAAAATTCGGATTACGGCTCACGCCAATACGACGATTGGACGTTCTGGTACATTGTCTGCTCGTCTGCAGCCGAATCACCCTACTGATGATACCGATGGCATTATGGCTTCCTTAATGGAAGGTTTGACCTTTGGGATCGGTGATGCGGTACTTGGACTTAACCCGGTGGATGACTCCGTGGAGAGTGTCATGCGCAACTTGAAGCGTTTTGAAGAATTCAGGCAAAAGTGGGATATTCCTACGCAATCATGCGTACTGGCACACGTAACGACTCAGATGGAGGCTGTAAGGCGCGGCGCGCCAACAGGCCTCATCTTCCAATCGATTGCAGGCTCGGAGAAGGGCAATACAGCATTTGGCTTCAATGCAGCAACGATTGATGAAGCACAGCAACTTGTTTTGCAACATGGACAGGTGACTGGTCCGAATGTGATGTATTTTGAGACGGGGCAAGGTTCTGAGCTGTCTTCCGAAGCCCATCACGGGGTCGATCAAGTGACCATGGAAGCGCGATGCTATGGCTTTGCCAAAAGATATAACCCTTTTCTCGTTAACACTGTGGTCGGTTTCATTGGTCCCGAATTTTTATATGATGCCAAGCAAGTCATCCGTGCTGGTCTGGAAGATCACTTCATGGGAAAACTTACTGGCATTTCGATGGGTTGCGACGCATGTTATACGAACCATATGAAGGCGGATCAGAACGATCTGGAAAATCTGGCTGTTCTACTGTCAACGGCTGGCTGCAATTTCTTCATGGGTATCCCGCATGGCGACGATGTCATGCTGAACTATCAGACAACCGGTTATCACGAGACTGCAACATTACGTGAACTGCTTGGGCTGCGTCCGATCCGTGAGTTTGAGCAATGGATGGAGAAGATGGGCTTTATCGAGAACGGTAAGCTGACTAAAAAAGCCGGAGACGCATCTGTGTTTCTTAAGTAG
- the eutA gene encoding ethanolamine ammonia-lyase reactivating factor EutA: MSEQLLSVGIDMGTSTTQLVLSKLHIQNLASSFSVPRLVITDKEVVYRSDICFTPVLVDNRIDVQQIQEFVQEQYRKAGIRKEEIQTGAVIITGETARKENANEVLLSLSGFAGDFVVATAGPDLESIIAAKGAGAHTYSKEHSTSIVNIDIGGGTSNLALFSGGELLDTGCLDIGGRLIKVNSETREITYIAPKIKLLAERRGIQLTLGQQATTTVLAPIIGEMVKLLEESVGLRPPDDFYDTILTNKGLKLDRNIPCISFSGGVADCIYQEVEGDVFQYGDIGILLGRAIADSLLTQRMTVTRPVETIRATVVGAGSHTTEISGSTITYTEESFPIKNIPILKLAAIDESGNAEVLMRAISDKLNWFKLNNDLQRVAIALEGKSNPSFLDVQKYAHGLHQGMAELLEREYPLIVIVHHDMAKVLGQTLYALLGYKKNVVCIDSIQVDNGDYIDIGKPIAGGKVLPVVVKTLVFN, encoded by the coding sequence GTGAGCGAACAATTGTTGAGCGTTGGGATTGATATGGGAACATCCACGACGCAGCTTGTGCTGTCGAAGCTGCATATTCAGAACCTGGCATCCTCTTTTTCGGTACCTCGCCTGGTTATTACGGATAAGGAAGTTGTTTATCGGAGCGATATTTGCTTTACGCCCGTGCTAGTGGATAACCGAATTGATGTGCAGCAAATTCAGGAGTTCGTACAAGAGCAGTACCGCAAAGCCGGCATTCGCAAAGAAGAGATTCAGACTGGTGCTGTCATTATAACCGGTGAGACTGCCCGTAAAGAGAACGCCAACGAAGTGCTGTTGTCGTTAAGCGGCTTTGCTGGAGATTTCGTGGTCGCTACCGCAGGCCCGGATTTGGAAAGCATCATTGCCGCCAAAGGTGCGGGTGCACATACATACTCCAAGGAGCATTCCACTTCTATCGTCAATATTGATATTGGCGGAGGCACCAGCAATCTGGCGTTGTTCTCTGGTGGCGAGCTGCTGGACACGGGATGTCTTGATATTGGCGGGCGTTTGATTAAAGTCAATTCGGAGACGCGCGAGATAACTTATATCGCACCCAAGATCAAATTGCTTGCGGAGCGAAGGGGAATACAGTTGACCCTTGGCCAGCAGGCGACAACAACCGTTCTGGCGCCGATAATCGGGGAGATGGTCAAGCTGCTCGAAGAAAGTGTCGGCCTGCGGCCGCCAGACGATTTCTATGACACCATCCTTACGAACAAAGGGTTGAAGCTGGATCGGAATATTCCATGCATCTCCTTCTCGGGCGGGGTAGCTGACTGCATCTATCAGGAAGTGGAGGGTGACGTGTTTCAGTATGGGGACATTGGGATCCTGCTCGGCAGGGCAATCGCCGATTCCCTACTGACTCAGCGGATGACTGTAACCAGACCAGTCGAGACGATCCGCGCCACTGTCGTGGGTGCTGGTTCACATACGACCGAGATTAGCGGCAGCACAATTACTTATACGGAAGAAAGCTTTCCGATTAAGAATATTCCGATTCTGAAGCTCGCAGCTATTGATGAATCGGGAAACGCTGAGGTACTGATGCGAGCCATTTCCGACAAATTGAATTGGTTCAAGCTGAACAATGATCTGCAGCGAGTCGCCATTGCGCTGGAAGGGAAGAGCAATCCAAGCTTTCTTGACGTGCAGAAGTATGCTCATGGACTGCATCAAGGAATGGCAGAGCTGTTGGAAAGGGAGTACCCGCTTATAGTAATTGTCCATCACGATATGGCGAAGGTGCTTGGTCAGACTCTTTATGCCCTGCTTGGTTACAAGAAGAATGTCGTATGTATCGACAGCATTCAAGTTGATAACGGAGACTATATTGACATTGGCAAGCCGATCGCAGGCGGCAAAGTATTGCCTGTCGTCGTAAAGACTCTCGTGTTTAACTAA
- a CDS encoding histidine kinase N-terminal domain-containing protein: MSDFKDQIAYLCKRRTGLSDANIVRITEMAESFEMSAEQDDGLIDVLSCVENEAIVVYPNRSDTGNSLYERSIVSKNALRKNEYGVLHSIIDQLEDAVLIFDKNGFVKLKNIKADAYYRRLGYLEDIQGLHYDNLSLDQTTFSGVMKKFYSSPSSRLVKDVKIASYYYQVKKIFIAQRDYRVGVIIHDVTEIKEKEAQIISKSVAIREVHHRVKNNLQTVASLLRIQERQSESPEAKRYLNESISRVLAIASTHELLSREIESHVDLLGVLQLIAANLQRCFEDCKNIHIDITVEQSICLDSDRTVAIALIVNELLQNSCEHAFEDGMDGMITVNAQMEGDLVTMKVVDNGNGFSTSDGSYKSFGLSIVNSYVQDKLKGKLVITSSGDGTTVTFAFKK, encoded by the coding sequence ATGAGTGATTTCAAGGATCAAATCGCGTATCTATGTAAACGTCGTACGGGATTGAGCGACGCTAACATCGTCCGGATTACAGAAATGGCCGAGTCGTTCGAAATGTCCGCTGAGCAGGATGATGGATTAATCGACGTGTTGTCCTGCGTGGAGAATGAGGCAATTGTAGTGTATCCTAATCGTTCGGACACGGGTAACTCACTGTACGAGCGCTCCATTGTAAGTAAGAATGCGCTGCGCAAGAACGAATATGGTGTCTTGCATTCGATCATTGATCAGCTGGAGGATGCCGTTCTTATATTTGACAAAAACGGCTTTGTAAAGCTCAAGAATATAAAGGCAGACGCATATTACCGGCGGCTAGGTTATTTGGAGGACATTCAGGGATTGCATTATGATAATCTGTCTCTGGATCAGACGACCTTTTCGGGTGTTATGAAGAAATTTTATTCTTCTCCTTCCAGTCGGTTAGTTAAAGATGTGAAGATAGCAAGCTATTATTATCAGGTGAAGAAGATTTTTATTGCGCAGCGGGATTACCGTGTCGGCGTCATCATACATGATGTAACTGAAATTAAGGAAAAGGAAGCGCAGATCATTTCCAAATCGGTTGCAATTCGTGAAGTTCACCACCGGGTTAAAAACAATTTGCAGACAGTCGCTTCATTACTCCGTATTCAAGAACGACAGAGCGAAAGCCCGGAAGCGAAAAGATACTTAAACGAAAGCATCAGCAGAGTGCTCGCCATTGCATCAACTCATGAGCTTTTATCAAGGGAGATCGAATCGCATGTTGATTTGCTTGGCGTCCTTCAGCTTATAGCTGCCAATCTTCAACGCTGCTTTGAAGATTGTAAAAATATCCATATCGACATAACAGTGGAGCAGAGCATCTGCTTGGACAGTGATCGCACCGTAGCGATTGCATTGATTGTCAACGAGCTTTTGCAAAATAGCTGCGAACATGCATTTGAAGATGGTATGGATGGCATGATTACTGTAAATGCACAAATGGAAGGCGATTTGGTCACCATGAAAGTGGTAGATAACGGGAATGGATTTTCCACTAGTGATGGTTCATACAAGAGCTTTGGGTTGTCCATTGTTAACAGCTATGTACAGGACAAGCTGAAAGGAAAGTTAGTCATTACGTCGAGTGGTGATGGGACGACTGTTACGTTCGCTTTTAAAAAATAA